GGCAGCCAAACCTTTCCTCTCATCTAACTAAAAAGTGGTACAGAATTGAATCAAGAGGACTTTGAGTTTGGAGAGATCCAAAGACGACATCAGTTGTGGATTAACCCTAAAGTCTCTGCAGAAGGAAAATCTAGATCGAATATAAAAACATTTGTATTAAAATAGCAATATGATTAAATTCTACAAACAATTCTTACATGGGAAAAGAATGTTTAGAGTCAATTGATAATCATACTATTTATTGATTATTGAATTGTTTATTTATTATTGAGGTAACccgtaggagccccagtcacagaccagggcctcattgtgctaggagctgcacaaacacagaagcaAAAGAGAGTCCCAAACAATTTACACATTATATTTTCCAGATTAGATTAAAATGACAGATTAAGAGTTACAGTTTATATTAATGTTGAGACTCGGAATGAAAAATTAATAATTGTGTGCTGGGTTAATTCCTAGATttgattaaaatgtaaaattaataactatattatatttttgattaaaataaaaaaactactGAAGATATTCATTCCTGTATTTAATTAAACCAAATTAATAACTGTGTATGCTATCCATTTCTACCTTCAACTTAAATAATAAACGAATAATTATATACTAGAatcgtagaagattagggttggaagagacctcaagaggtcatctcgtCCTCTTTTGATTGaaataacaaattaaaaattagacattttattCATTCCTACATGCAGTGAAAATAGTTACTTATTAATATTGATAAGTTAGTCATTAATATTAAGTGAAGGCTGTATTGATTTCTATGTTCACTTCATAtgttaaattaatatttacataTCATGTTAATTTCTAGATTTGATGAAAACCTTGGATTAATAAGTAAACATTGTGATGATTTCCAGATTTGTTAAACATGTTACATTAATAAGTATATAGGACATGAATTCCTATTATGCTCAAAATAATGATACAGTCTCATTTTTCATTACCATAGTAAATTTGGAATTATATATTACTTTTTTACATATTtgcttaaaatattaaattattaaatacattttctaCCATTTTGCTGATTTGATTAAAATACTAATTTAATAATGACACATTATATTTTCCAGATGTGGTTAAAATATTAAGCTAACATTTctagattttattaaaatattcagtTAAAATTACATATATTTTTAGATTTGGTTTAAATATGACATTTGtagttgtatttttttaatctccagAGCCAATTAAAATATTGAGCTAATAATTCTACATCAGGCAAATTTCCAGAATCAATTGAATATTGGATTAAGAACAATATGTTACACATTTTTCAGGTTAAAATCAAATATTAAAGTAGTAAATATACATTACATTAATTCATTGATTAGATTGGTAAGATTCAAATAAAGAGAATAGAGACCTTAAATCAATAAAGATATATTTCTTTGTATGTCTACATTTGATTAAAATAGTCCAACATAAATTCCAGGTCCAGACAACGTAGAGAAGTATCTGCTCTGATAATCTGAGTGCAGAGAATATACAACAGATCAGAATCTCTTTTTACAGATGATCTACAAAGgaattgtaatttttcttttcttttctttcttctttttgaaAGTGGGGGGAAGgtccattcaaaatgttttaaaacatttttctttcttttaaatttagATTTTGTCTATGTGTCTAACTATCTATCCTCacagttactttttaaaatatgtctgtctgtctgcctgtcagTCTGAAATTTAAATCTGCTTTTTCCTGAAGAACGATCAGGCAGTGTAAGAATGTGACCAATTAACAATTTAGGCATCAGCAACTAATATACCAGCAATTTGAATTGGCTTTTAAACTGGTATAATTAAACCggtgtgtggacacacttattttgGTCTCAGAGAAGCTGATTTCAGATTAGCTTAAACCTATTCCTAATTGATTTCAGGTAAGCCAGAATAATCgggtttaaactgaattaagaaCATCCACATCACCTTTTGCATCCATTTAattatattggtttaaattcacagcATGAGGTACACCAGTTGAGGCTGAAATGGGTGAGGCTGTAAAGTATGGTCTTCCCTGTTTTTATTGGGTCATTACTGGGCAGACTGGGAGATGTTTAAGAGCACTAACCTGCACCAAAGAGGTGATGAGGTTCTCATTTTAAAACAGAGTATCTTTCTTCACCATGTTAATTAGGCATTTTAATTAAATGGAtgttggaattattattatttatgcgcAGTATTATCAAAACACTACCTTAGCCATAAAATTGCTCTACACATGCCTATAAAACTTAAATTATAAGCAAGGTACTACATCCAAAcaataacaaaacatttataagtATTTGATCAAGATCCTTACAAAGAGGCTAATACCTGCTGACCACACTGGAGGTGACCAATATGGTCTAAGCTCTCCTTGTGTACCTCGCTATGGGCAAACTATGAGCACAAGTTCCATCAATGGCTCGGGCACCACCATTCTCTCAAAATGGGCAATTACTTCCAGGACACTATTTATGCCCACCACACTCGGTAAATCACGTTCCTGATCGCCTCACAGCCCCCGCAGTCAACTTGCCAGCACCAAACTGGTTGGCAGCAGACATGCAGCAGTCAGAAGTCGCCAGGTTCCAGATGGTTATAACAACCCACTTCTGGACCAGCATGGCCACCCTTACATTTTcaaagattcacagattccaaggtcaaaagggaccattgtgataatctactcacacctcctgtgtaacacaggccacagaacttccccaaaataattcctggagaagATCTATTAGAaatacatccaatcttgatttaaaaattttcagtgatggagaagccaccatgaccttggtaaattgttccattggttaattactatcaccattataaatgtatgatttatttccagtctggattGGTCTGCCATCAACTTCCAGCAATTGGCTCGAGTAAAAGTAAAAGattgctagattgaaaagcccattattaaatatttgtttgccaTGTGGGTACTCCTAGACTGTAATCAAattaccccttaaccttctctctattaaattgagcttcttgagtctatcactgtaaggcaagttttctaatcctttaatcattcttgcgactcttctctgagccctctctgaTTTAGCAACCTCCTTCTTGAACGATGGGCACTAGAACTGAACACAGGATTCCAGAAATGGTTGtgccagtgtcaaatacagaggtagaGTAACTCCTGCAGATTCCCCtgcttatgcatcccaggatcacattagtccttttggccacagcaacacactgggaactcatgttctgCTGATCATCCACAATGACTCCGACATagttttcagagtccctgcttcccagggtagagcTCCTATCCTGTAAGTATGACTGAAATTCTTTATTCCTAGATATATACTAGATGTGTGTATCCTGgcatgggaggggcagggaaagcagctcaCTAAACTCCAGAAAGGTCACTATCTCTGTGCAAAAGCTCTGGATCCACTGCTGATCATCCCAGGTCctcatgatgatgtgatcccaccagtctgcgCTTGTGGCCCCTCTCCAGAAAGACCGATATACTTAGAAGGCATCAGTGGCTATCAGGAGAATTGTGAGTAGCCTCAGCCAATTGCAGTCTACCATGTCTGTGTCATCCTCCGCCCCCAGCAGGTGCCTTCAGTAGGTTAGAAAACACTGCTCAAATGTCTCATGGAGGCTCAGCCTGTTTCCTGAAACAGCAGTGAAGGCTTAAGCAGGACAAGCTTTTCAAATGGTGCCTCCATGTTGCTGGCTCTGGCTGTCAGGAGTGTGCAGACCCAAAAGATGGCTCAAAAGGACATGCTGAGGAGCTGAGACAATTTCCAGTAATGTAGTGCTggatggacagtcaagttttcccacagggTGCCACAAACAAAGGGGTGGAGTGGCTACAGCTGTGGAGGGCACTACGAAGCCTGGGGTAAGCTGGTTTGACTCAGGTCTGTTTAATGCAAATACGTGAGCATGGTTGTGAGATCTGGGTCTAATGATTGTAAACTCAGGGTGACTACTCAGTTTGGACGCTCAAGCCCAGACTTAGAAACGCTCAGCCTGCGGACTTGAGTCCCAGACCCAGGCTTACTGTCTAGGCACACCTATTGGGGTTTGTATGTGTACAGACTGTCTGCTGCCTATTGCTGTTGGACTGAAACCTGGCCATTACACAAGTGTTATTCTTCTGAatcaggggactggctggctcagggctgTTGGGAATAGGGCATGAGGTCTCTCCCTTCTAGGGGACACAGCtccaatccagccccagggcagggaactggctggctcaggggtatGGGGAATGGGATATGAGGCCTCTCCTGTAGGAAGAGCTGGCTCCCATATGGCCTCAGTGtagggggcactggctggctCGAGGGGGGACTGAGAATGGGATATGgtgcctttcccctctaggagaTTCCAGGCAGGTGACTGGCTGGCACAGAGTGGTAGGGGAAAGAAATAAGGGGCCATTTTTCGAACTCTGACTCTGTCATAAGCCTATAATTACCATTGCACCTTGTTTGGTCCCTGCATGAGTGAGACAGCTGACCCTGTGGAAGAAAACTTAATCCTAGTCATCCTagagaggccaaagactgaacGGACCATGGAGACACAACCCTAACCACTAGCCTTCCCTGAActggggctggaacccaggtgtcctgtctcccagcccccaccctgctctgacATCAGAGTCTCTGATTAGCTCTTCTGTGGGGACCGCCATTGAATAAAGAGATGTGTTTCCCCAGGGTGATGTCTCCATGGGGGTCTGTGGCTTGTCAGATATTTCTGATATGTCTTGGTGCTTTGGAAATAGACTGTTCTGTACAGCTGGTCTGGGCTGTAGCTGTCATAGGGTAAAGGATGAGGGCTGCCTCTTTATGTTggcctcaggactcctgggttctatcctcaccactgggaggggagtgggatctagtgggttaAAGCAGCGAgagctgggagccaagactcctggctTCTAGCCTTATCTCTGCTCTCAGCCTGAGCATTCTCCCTCCCTGCCTATTGCTTCTTCTTGGGCAAACAAGTGGGACTCCTTCCAGCCTAGGATCAGAGCTTTGCTCCCTGCTGCTGGTCACTGTGGGGACCATCTGTGCCCTAAGAAGGTCTCCAGCCCTGGAGGATGCCGAGCTGCCCTTGGAGggagtgaaagcagcagagatCAGAGGTACTGATCCTTGGGCTGGGGTGCAAAGGAGCAGAGCTCTCTGAAGGGCCATTGGAGTGTAATGCTCACCCCCTCACCAtctgggggctgaggctgggttgTATGCCTCATTGCAGGGCACTTGTCCATTGCCCACAGGGGTGGGTATGGGGAGGTGACCCCGGAGACAGCTTGGCATGGGGCTGGTGGGAGAGGGGCTAGTCAACATGGCAATGGCTGtattgtgtgtgtgactgtggttgtgtgtgaatgggggctagattcCCCAAGGGATTTTGGGCCCCAACTgtcactttaggcacctaaatacaagAATCTGGCTTTACTGGGATTTCTGCCCCCTCTCCAAATGCTTTAGGTGCCTtaactcagtgcctcagtttcccaataacAGTTCCCTCCATGCCTatatttctgcctctgagcatgtgtgCTGCAGCCATGCTCTAGGGGGCAGCCACCTAAGACCCCGTGTGATGCACAAACTGCGGGGGGTACAGACGTTCCGCTGCCAAACTCACTTGCAGGACCCAATCTGCTAGGTGTGCTCTGGGCTTGCCTACCAGACCCAGCCCTGAAAGGGATCcctcacagagctgctgggagcagggggagggagaaataagGAGCTCCCTCATTTCAGTCCAGACATCACAGTATGCACCTGGGGTGTGGGAAACCATGGATTCAAGTTCCCCTTCCAAGTGAGAGGCAGATGGGGTTTGAACAGGGCTCTGATTCCTCCTGAGCATGGGCAGTAGCCACTAAGCTATTGGGGGAGGGAGGTctgctcagtctctcctgttgaagttgttccactctgGCTAAATAATTACAGAGTTATTGGACCAAAGAACAAGCTTGGGAATGACTCTAtattctagtggttagagcactcaggcTGCCTTGGAGAAACCCAGGAggcagcccccctgctccaatgacctTTTAACAGTGGCGAAGCTCCAAACTGAAAGACAGGTAACTTTgtgacaatatttaaaaagagtaaatgggacAACCAGGGGAAACCTAGGCCTATCAATCTGGACATCAACCCCAGGTAAAATAGTGGACCAGCTGATATGGgccttgattaataaagaattaaaggaggataatataattaaaGCCAATCAACATTGGCTTATAGAAAGTAGATCCTGTCAAGCTAACTTAAtatatttttgatgagattacaagtttggttgatacaggtaataatgttgatgtaatagacATGGACTTCTGGATTTGCTACGGTGTGATGTTTTGACTAAGAAACCAGAAGAATACAAATGAACCTGACACACATGAAACGGTTTAAAAACtgactcaaaatgtaattgtaagcaGGGAATCATCATAGTGAGGGTGTATTTCCAGGGGGTGGTCCCTAAGAGGTCAATCTTGACCCTACActtttaacattttcatcaatgacctggaagagaacataaaatcatcattgataaagaCTGGGGGAGTGATAAATACTGAAGGGGACAGGTCACaaattcagagcaatctggattgtttagtaaactgggcacaaacaagcacaatgtgttttaattcagctaaatgtaaatgtatacatctaggaacaaagaaggtaggccatatttacagggtGGGGGACTCCATCCCGGGAAGCCGTGACTCTCCAAAATATTTGGGAGCCATGATGGACAATCAGCCAAAAATGGGCTTCCAGTGcgatactgtggccaaaaggactaaccAGGGGACTCTCAAGTAGGAATAGAgtggttattttacttctgtatttggtaaggatggaatattgtgtccagctctggtgcccacaattcaaggagaATGTTATCAAGTTAGAGAAggatcagagaagagccacaagaatgattaaaggattggaaaacctgtcttagaGTGAGAGACTCGAGGAGGTAGgtctatttagcttaagaaagagaaagttatgaggtgacttgatcatagtctatAGGAACtgacctggggaacaaatatttgagctTTTCAATCCACCAGAGAAAAGAGTAACATgactcaatggctggaagttgacgcTAGACACATTTAAAGTGGAAATAAAGTGCAAAATTTTAAAAGCGAGAGAAGTTAACCATTGAACCAAGGGCTATGGTGGAATCgaaccattttttaaataaagatcgggggggggggtcaggactcctgggttctatcacaGTTCTGGGTGGGGGGTGAGGTTTGATGGGTAAGAGCAGGGGCAAGAATGAAAGCCAGAGCTCCTGGATTCCCTCCAGTGTGCCACCTCCCGATCTCAttatttcctctcttttccaGGCGTTGAGCTGATGAATGGTTCAGTGGACTCACAGTTCACCCTCCTGGGCCTGTCCCACTCCCACCCTCTCCAGCTTCTCCTCGTTGGCCTGGTCTCAGCCTGCTACACGGCCAGCCTGCTGGGCAACCTCTTTATTGTGGTGACCGTGCTGATGGACCCCAACCTCCTCCAgtcccccatgtacttcttcctggccAACCTCTCACTCATCGACATGGCCCTCGGCTCAGTGGCTGCTCACAAGTTGCTCAGCGACTTGCTGAGCCAGAGAAGCACCATCTCCTATGGGGGCTGCATGGCCCAGCTTTTCTTCCTTCACTTCCTGGGTGGCTCTGAGATGTTCCTCCTCACACTCATGGCCTGTGACTGCTACGTGGCAATCTGCCACCCACTGAGCTACGCTGAGACCATGCACCGCCACCGCTGCCTGGGCCTCTTGGCAACCTACTGGGCTGGAGGCTTGCTCCATTCTTCCACCCAGCTCGTGTTGGTGGCATGGCTGCCATTTTGTGGGCCCAGCAAGCTGGACAATTTCTACTGCGATGTACCCCAGGTAGTCAAGCTAGCCTGCAGTGACACCTACGTGATGGAGATACTCATAATGTCCAACAGTGACCTGATCTCTCTGGTCTGCTTCCTGGTTTTGCTGGGGTCATACTGTGTCATCTTAGTGACCCTCAGAGGACGGTTTGGTGATGGGGACGGCAGGAAGGCTTTGTACACCTGTAGTGCCCACCTGATGATGGTGAGCCTCATCTTAGTGCCCTGCATTTTCGTCTACCTCCGACCTTTCTCCAGCTTTCAGATGGACAAGATGGCCTCCATCTTCTACATCATCATCACGCCAGTGCTGAACCCCATTATCTACACCCTGAGGAACCAGGAGATCAAGGAAGCCATGAAGCAACTGAGTACTAGGCTTTGGCTCCCTTGTTGAACATAGAAGTCAagtgggagcagagagaaagagTGATTTAtttatccatttatttatttattttacaatgatCAGTGTAAAATTTTGCACTTGGCATAGGGACCCATGTGAAAAAAATCATACGGTTTTATGAATGTGTTTGGTTTCTTCTTAGGCAGGTGTCAGGGGGAACGGTGACATATTTTTAATGAGGATTTCTGGAAAATTTGTCATATGACACTGGGATACTTGCACAttttggtttgagcattggcctgctaaacctagggttgtgagttcaactcttgagagggccacttagggatctggggcaaaaatcagtacttggtcctgctagtgaaggcagggagctggactcgatgaccctccagggtcccttccagttctatgagataggtatagctccatatatatatatatatatatatatatttcaccaTTTGTATTTCAGTGTCTTCTCAGTGAGTCTCGAAGGTGAGTGGGTGGGAAATTATATCTTTTTCAGCAGGATTTGTGAAAAAGTTTTCTTGTTACATCTGGAGCAAAGGAAAAAATGTATGTGGCTTTTGGACTCTCTCGGTGTTTTTGGTGTCGTGCTAAGGTTGGTGGCGGAAGGAAATGGTGGGAATGATTTTCACGAGGGTTGGTGCAAAATG
Above is a genomic segment from Gopherus flavomarginatus isolate rGopFla2 chromosome 11, rGopFla2.mat.asm, whole genome shotgun sequence containing:
- the LOC127031844 gene encoding olfactory receptor 4Q3-like, which produces MGVELMNGSVDSQFTLLGLSHSHPLQLLLVGLVSACYTASLLGNLFIVVTVLMDPNLLQSPMYFFLANLSLIDMALGSVAAHKLLSDLLSQRSTISYGGCMAQLFFLHFLGGSEMFLLTLMACDCYVAICHPLSYAETMHRHRCLGLLATYWAGGLLHSSTQLVLVAWLPFCGPSKLDNFYCDVPQVVKLACSDTYVMEILIMSNSDLISLVCFLVLLGSYCVILVTLRGRFGDGDGRKALYTCSAHLMMVSLILVPCIFVYLRPFSSFQMDKMASIFYIIITPVLNPIIYTLRNQEIKEAMKQLSTRLWLPC